The DNA segment GCGACCCGCAACTGTTCAAGGTGAACATCAACACCCTCGAGATTGTCCAGATCGCCAATTTCCCTGGTATCGTGGCCGCCCCGGCTGTCTCACCCGATGGCGACAAGATCGCGTGCGTGCTTTCCAAAGACGGCAACTCGGAGATTTACGTTCTGGACACGAAAGGCCGCGTTATCAAAAGGCTCACCCGCCACAGCGCCATTGACACCGCTCCGAGCTGGTCACCCGACGGCCGCTTAATCGCATTCTCGTCCGATCGCACCGGTTTACCGCAGATCTATCTTATGGATTCCGATGGCCTGAACGTGAGACGGCTGACCTTTCAGGGTAGCTACAACGACTCTCCCATCTGGTCAAGCCGCGCCGATCGTATCACTTTTGTCAGTCGTACCAAACACGGTCGCTTTGATTTGGCTTCGATTGACACCTCGGGCTATGACTACCGCATCCTGACTGAATTGGGCATGAACGAAAACCCGCACTTTTCTCCCGATGGCAAACACATCGTCTTCTCCTCGTCACGACTTGGCCCGCAGGACATTTTTACGATGGATATTACCGGGCGCAACCAGCGGCGTCTGACCCGCTCCGGCAAATGTTCCAACCCCGACTGGGGGCCGATCAAATAAATCGACATTTTATCCGCTGCCGTTGGGCGGCCGCGCCGGTGGCGCGTATAATTAATCGACAGAGCAAAGGCTGAAATTCTCTTTTTTATATTGACCGGCTATCCGTCTTACTGTAGATTGGCAAGCGATATATGGATATATTGGTGAAAACTAACATTTAACGTCCTTCAGGGAGGTTGATTGATTATGAAAAAAGTCGCATTGCTCCTGCTAATTGGTGTGTTTGCCTTGGCTTTCATGGGCTGTCCGGGTAAGCCTCCGCCACCCCCACCTCCTCCGGTAGACACCGCCGAGACCACTCAGCCCGTCGAGCCCGAACCCGAACCGGAACCAGCTCCTCCGCCGAAAGCGGAGTTGAAAGAAGCTCAACTACAAACTGTGTATTTTGATTTTGACAAGTTCAACCTCCGCAACGATGCCAAAGCGGCCTTGGACCACAATGCCAGCCTGCTTAAGGAGTATGAGGATGTTGTGATCAAAATCGAAGGTCACTGTGACGAACGCGGAACTGTCGAATACAACCTGTCGCTTGGTGAAAAGAGAGCCAAAGCCGCTCAGGATTATCTGGTCGGACTGGGTATCGAGCCTGCCCGAATTTCAATTATCAGCTACGGCAAAGAGCGACCGATAGACACAGGCCACAACGAAGAGGCCTGGGCCAAAAACAGACGGGCGGAGTTCCGTATTATTTCGCAATAACGTCGCAAGGTATATGCCTATGCTGACCCATAAAAATAGAAACACAACCGCCATACTCGTTATGGCGGTTGTGTTTATCGGAATCGGCCTGAGCGGTTGCGCCACCAAGCGCAATATCGATGAACTCGCGGCCGAAGTACGCCAGGTCCAGAGACAGAACGTACAAACCCAGGAAACGCTGGCCCACCTCGACTCCACTGTTACCGCCGGTGCTGAATCGAACGACAGGCTCCGGGCTGATGTCGCTGTCACCATGAATGAACTCCGCCAGCAAATAGATATGCTTCTGGAAAACTACAATGAGCTTCTCGCGCAGATAAATCAAATGGGACGGCAACCGTCGGTTACCCATGTAATCCGCAGTTCACCGGGAGCTTCCGAGCAAACAACGGTGACCAAAGTCGATTCCGCCGCAACCAGACCGGTCGAGACGGCTCCATCGCAGCCGGCCATCGACTGCGATGCTACCTATGACAACTCGTTTATCCTCGTCCGGCAGGGAGAATACGAAAAGGCTATCGAGGGATTCAGGCTCTATTTGGAGAATTGCCCCAAACATTCCTCTGCCGAGAACGCCTACTATTGGATAGGCGAATCGTATTATTCGCTCGAGAAGTATGTCGATGCTATCAACGAGTTCAAATACCTGATCGATAATTTCAAGAGCTCGGTCAACGCCAGCCGGGCCATGTACAAAATGGCTCGCTCGCAGCAGGAACTGGGCAAGACCAGTGAGGCCAAGGCAACATTCCAGAGGGTTATCGATGAATATCCGGAGACTCTGGAAGCCAGCCAGGCAAAGGAGAGACTCAAAGACCTGTGATGACAGTTGCGGCCATACGGTTAAATCTCTTAACCCCGACAGCGCCCATTTTGCCCGGTCGGGGTTTTTATCAACTCGAAGAAGAATCTCTGTTTGTTCAGGTAGGTACATTCTCGAAAAACCACCGCTTCTTCTCATTTCTGGAGTCGCGCGATGTACGCTTCGATTTCGATAAACAGGGACGACTGATCTTTATCGAGGTGGAAATTCCCAGACGGCAATGGCAGATCGAACCGCTGCTGTCACCACCGAGGCCCGATGCTGTCGCGGATATCCGGTGGCTCAATTTCCGGGACACCATGCCGCAACCGGAAATCCGCACCAATGATAATAAAAGCATCCTGAGACTATCGTTTGGTCACTGCGGCAAACTGACAAGCTATTATGTCTCTCAGTCAGTTATTGTTCAGTTGGATCAGGACGGCTCGCTGGGCAATCTTTGGATTACCGATATAACCGATGATATAGCAGGACAGGAGATCAGCGCGTTCAGGAGACAAATAAGAGCGGAACACTCCTATTACTCATAGAGAATAAGAAAGCAGCAACTATTTTTTTGCCTGTCCCCAGTAAGGCAAAGTGTCCCATTTTGTACCCAATGGTACAGGCTTAAACGGCCGAAAGACATGAAACCAATTTTCGTAACGCTATATTTGCCAACATCTTATGTAGCACAGACATGGCTTGGCATGGCGTTTGTAGTAATAAACGGCGAAGCTATGAATACGAAGATTAACCTTTTAGCCTAACTTACGGAGGTTTGTTATGAAATCCACAACCAGACTACTGACTCTGTTGACGCTGCTCGTCGCCGCCACCTTCTTGTTCGGAACCGCCGTATACGCGGGTAACGATGAGGGTGGGCAGAAGGGTTTTGTTGACCTGAACGGTGACGGATTCAACGACAACATGAAAGATGACGACGGCGATGGCATCCCGAACTGCATCGATGAAGACTACGTGAAGGAGTGCGACGGTGAAGGCACTATGACCAAATCCGGCAACACCTATGCGTACAACTTCCAGTACAAGCTTCAGCCGAAGCACATGGTACAGTCTCGTCACATGGTCTTTTCCGAGCGCAAAGCGATGCTCGAGGGCGTGACCCCCGAGGATCCGATGGGCAATGCCGGCTCGATCGGCCAGGGTTCTTTCAATCCGGGAATGAATGAAACCGCCATCAAGAATGCTCCGGAAACTACCGGCAAGCATGGCACAGAATAAATTACCGGTGTCAGTTAGCAAATTGGGAATGGCGGCTTCGGCCGCCTTTCTCGTATCTAAAATGAAGTGAAGATACTCAGCTGAGGGATAAAGATGAGAAAGATAATTGGGCTAACGGTTTCGGTAGTTTTCCTGGTTACGGTTCTATCCACATATGCCGAAGTGATACCCGAAATAACACTTAGCGGAGGTTATACCGACAACCTGTTCAATGATACGTCGTCTTTTGGCGACAGCTACATCACCGTTAGCCCGAATCTAAAATACTACCCATCTTCACAGGTGGAAATGGCCTTTTCCGGCGCCTACACGACTTACGACTCAGCCAGCCTCAGCAATCTCTCCGGCAGTGCAGCCATCACGATCATTCCGGAGTCCAAGAACGAGAAACTCAATTTCATGATATCCGGCGGCCTGAGCGGTCTCAATTATGATTCTGAGATCTACGAAGCATACAACCGCTGGGGCGCCGAAGCCGACTTCACCATGAGCTATAATGTCACCCCCGGTGTCATATTCCGAAGCGGTGCGTCGCTGGGTAAAACCGGCTATCCCAACTCGCCGAGCGGTGACAGCGAAGCCCTCGGAGTTTTCGCGGGCCTCAACTTCACTCCATTCGGGTCAAACAGCCTGAACCTCGAAGCAGGTTATTCTCTTCAGAGATATGTTACGGGACTGGATACCTCTGTAGTAACTAACGGCCGACGCCAGAGCCTGAGCGTCGAAGGCGAGAAAAGCAAATTCCAGGTGGCCAATTTCTCGGCCCGATACTCCCGTCCTTTTGGAGTACGCACCGGTTTCAGCGCTTATTTCTCGCAGAAGTATTTCGCTAAAGACGTCGAGTCAATTATCTATGGATTCAGCGTTGATTATCTCTCACCCTGGTACAACCTTTGGGATGGCTGGTCCGCAGGCGCCAATATCAAGAACTACCCCGGAAAGAGTTTCATTTTAGAACTGGGCGGAAGTTACACATACAAAAACTATGTCCCCAACCTGGACGTCATCGGAGAGTCGATAGTTATTGAACAACGCGACGACGAGCGCTCGGTAGCGTATGTTCGAATCCAGCGTCCCTTCTCGTTCTCAAACGGTAATTTGATCCGACCGACCGTTCAATTCTCGTGGGTGGATAACAGCTCTGACCTGGTGGAATACGATGTCTCCTACTACGATATCACCGCCAGCCTGACATTCAAGTTCTGAGTCACATCTTAAATCGTGTCAGAAAGCTTAGTTGACAGCCCATGCCGGGTGTGATTTATTTCGGCATGGGCAAAGCCGATTCCGAAATCCAAAAGCAACTCAAAGAACTTCGCGACCAGATCAATCACCACAATCGCCTGTACTATGTCGAAGATCGGCCGGTTATCTCCGACGCCGACTACGACCGCCTCTTCGACCGCCTGCTCCAGCTCGAAAAAGAACATCCTGAACTCATAACGCCCGACTCCCCCACCCAGCGCATCGGTTTCGCACCATCGAAACGGTTCGAGCCGCTCGAACACCGTGTCCCGATGCTCTCGCTTCAGAAAGTAACCACCCCCGAAGAATTTTCGGAGTTTGACCGCCGGGTAAGAGAAGGTCTGGAGGTCACATCGGATGTCGAGTATGTCACCGAACCGAAGCTCGATGGTCTGGCAGTGGAACTTATTTACGAAAGCGGTTTATTCGTTCGCGGTTCCACTCGCGGTGATGGCTTCATCGGCGAGAATATCACTCCCAATCTCAAGACTATCAGAAATATCCCGTTAAGGCTTTCGGACGAAGCAGGCTCAAAATATCCGCTGCTCGAAGTTCGCGGCGAGGTAATCATGCGACGCTCGGCCTTTGAACGGCTCAACAAATGGATGATACAGAACAATCAGGCGCCGCTGGCCAATCCGCGCAATGGCGCCGCCGGGTCGCTCAGGCAGCTTGACTCGTCAATCACCGCCTCTCGCCCGCTGATTTTTTACGCCTATGGGATTTCCGAAACGGAGCTCGAGGGATTGGACAATCAGTATGGCACCATGAAATTTCTTGAATCCGAGGGTTTCACGGTACACAAACAGACCACCCTGGCAAGTGGCGCAAAGGAGGTCTCGGCCGCCTTTGACAGGCTGTCCGACGAGCGCGCTAACCTTGACTACGATATCGATGGCATGGTTACCAAGGTCAACAGCTATGCGCAGCAGCGGATCCTGGGGCAAATATCGCGAGCGCCCCGATGGGCAGTGGCGTGGAAATTCGCCGCCGAACAGACTGAGACTATTTTAGAAGGCGTGGAGTTTTCAGTCGGCCGCACCGGCGCTATCACCCCGGTGGCGAAGCTCAAACCCGTGAGGGTGGGCGGCGTGATTGTCTCCAATGCCTCGCTGCACAACGAAGATGAGCTCAAGAACCTCGATATCCACATCGGCGACTCGGTAATCGTACAGAGAGCCGGTGATGTTATCCCTGAGGTGGTCGAGGTGATTCTTGCTAAGCGCCCAAAAGGAGCAAAACCGGTTGTCTTCCCGACCAAATGCCCATCGTGCGGGACCAAAATCATCCGGCCCGAAGGCGAGGCTGCTCACCGGTGTCTGAACACCGCCTGTCCCGCCCAAGTCGAAGGCAGCCTGATTCATTTCGCGTCCAAAGGCGGACTTGATATCGATGGCCTCGGCGACAAATTAGCCAGACAGTTGATCAAAGAAGGCCTGGTCAAAGATCCATCGGATCTGTTCTTTCTGAAGAAGGAACAACTGCTCCCTCTCGAATTAATGGCGGATAAAAAGGCGTCCAACCTCATAGAGGCCATAAACCGCTCCCGACAGACCGAACTTCCGCGGGTGATTTTCGCTCTCGGTATCATGGGCGTCGGCGAATCGGCAGCCCGAGTTCTGGCTGAACATTTTGTATCGTTCGTAAGGCTTAGAAACGCCTCACTGGAGGACCTGACCAACATAGCCGGAATCGGTCCGGTGATAGCCGCCAATATCTTTGAGTATTTTCGCAATCCCGGCAATATCGAGATGCTCCGGCGCATGAAAGAGGGCGGCCTGGTGCTGCCCGATTTTAAATCCACCGCCACCGGCGGCGCGCTGGCGGGCAAGACTTTTGTCATAACCGGCACCCTCTCCAAACCTCGCAACCACTTCAAAAATCTCATTGAGCAGCAGGGCGGCAAGGTCTCCGGCTCGGTCTCGGCCAAAACCGATTACCTCCTGGCCGGCGCCGATCCCGGCTCGAAACTCGATAAGGCCGGCAAACTGGGCGTTACCGTCCTGGACGAAGACTCATTCAACGCACTTTTGGGTTGACAATTGCATCCGTTGACATTACCTTATGGACAAAATCAGTCTATATAATACAATTTCGCTATGCCAAACAATATTAGGAGAATAAAATGAGCCTTTATATGAAAAGGTTCGTGTACGCCTCCCTGTTTTATCTGGCTCTGGCGGCTATTATCGGGATACTCGATGGTACCATGAACCTGGGATATGCCGCCACCTTCGCCCACACCCACTTCAACTTGCTCGGCTTCATGGCAATGATCGTATTCGGCATCGGCTATTTCATTCTGCCCCGCTTCAACGGCACCGAACTTCGGTTCGAAAGCTGGATCCCGGTCCACTTCTGGCTTGCCAACATAAGCCTTGTCGGCATGGTTGTGTTCAGAGGGCTTTCGGTGGAAACCGGCGCCGATATCTACTCGGTTCTGTTCGTAATCAGCGCCAGCGCGCAGGTTATCTCCATCTTTATGTTTGTAGTCAACATTTGGATTACGTTGACGCCGAAGAAACAGCCGCAGGCCAAAACGCCGATAGGACAGCCATCCTCCCCATCGACCCCTTCCGCAACATTTGTGGTGGACGAGCCAAAGCCGGTGGTCCGTGTTTCTGCTGACACTCCGGTCGCTTACCTGGTGGACACTCTTCCCTCGCTGAAAGAAACTCTTGTCCGCGGGGGTCTGACTCCTCTGGGAATGCCGGGGCACATGGACAAAGTAAGGGCAGCGGGCGTCACTTTGGGAAACGCCGCCAGAAATCACGGGTTGGATCTTGACCAACTGATAAGGGATATTGAGGATGAACTGAAACGGAACGGATTTGCGACCGGAAACGACATCAGCGCGCAACCTAAATTCACTGCCACGACTATGATCGGCGACGTTATCGCCAACAATCCGAGAGCGCGGGCGACATTTCAGAAGTATTTCGGGTCGGGCTGTTTTGACTGCCCCGGGCAGGCTTATGAGTCTATCGACATGGCCTGCCGCATGCACGGCATACAGCCGGAAGTGTTTCTAAAAGAATTGAACGAAACAGTATAGACAACAAGGGCGGCCCTGAGCCGCCCTTTTTTCTGCCTATTCTTTGGTAAGTTTCTTTTCGAGGTCTTTCAGCGCCTTGGTCAACTTATCAACCTTGGCTTCAAGACTCTTCAAGTCGGACTGTTTGGCCACATTCAGTGATTTCACCACCTTGGCGAATTCCTGCTGTGTCTCGTCAGCCCCCTTCGCGATCTTTTCTTTAAGTTGCGATGTTGACTTCTCGGCCCTATCGAGAAGCTCCATGACCGCCTTCTTGCGATCCGACTTGTCCAACTCCCCCTTCTTGATCAGATCGTCGATGATCTTCTCGGCCTTCTCCCTGGTCACCTGGATCACTCCTATTGACGCCAGAATAGTGTTCTTCAGTACTGACATGGATTTGTCACCTCCTAATGATATTATTTTCTGAAACAACTCTTTCGATTCTTTGATGTCCTCCCATGATGAAGCTTCGGTGAGCATGACTCGCCCCAGTACCGCTAAAGTAATATCTTTGCCTGTAGCATTGTCAACAACTCTCAGCTCAATATCGTTCCTGATCATTCTGGCAAGATCGGCCTGCGTTATTACCCGGCTTTCATCGGCATCGTACAACCGCCGATTTTTGTGTCTCTTAATCAGCTTCATACTGTATTATAGTGCACTGCACCATAGATGTCAAATAAAAAAAGCGGCCGGGCCGCTCAGGCGGGCATTAGTGCTTACCGGTGGACATCAAAACGATACTGACTATTTCCAGAAGTCTCTCGCACGAAAACGGCTTTTTGATAAACATGTCGCCGCCCGATTTAAACGATCTACCCATATCGTCGGTGCGGTCTTTCCCTGTCAGGAAGATTACCGGCACATTGGCGAACTCGGGGTCGCTCTTGAGAGACTGACAGATATCATAACCGTCAACCCCTGGCATCATGATATCCAGCAGGATAACATCGGGCTTGAACGCCCTGGCTTTTTCGATAGCTCTATTGGGAGAATTCTCAGTCTGAACTTTGAAACCGTGCTCGACGAGGAATGTCTCAACGATCTCCGTTATCTCCGGTTCGTCATCGACAACCAGGACTTTGGCAGTATTTATCTCTACTTTGTAGGACATAATATATCTAACTTAAAGTCCTTACACTTCTTGTACTTGTTTATAGTGTCGGAACTCTCGACTAAAAACTTTACACTATTTAAGCCGATTTCACCAGATGAATAGGGTTAGTGGTAGTGACGTAACCCGCTATATAACAACCCCTTAAGATCGATGCTTGAGCCCGGACTCACAAATTCCAACTCAGGCGGAAATATCAGGGAAAATTTTCTGCTCCGCGACTCTTCTTCAGCAGCAACTGCCAAAGGCACCTCACAGGTCCAAAAGAATCTCAATACGGTACGACACCGCTTCACTGCCGCCTCAGATAACTCGCCGCCGGAAGAGGATGCCCGGCGGGGAATCGACTCATTCGCAGATGCCTCTCTTCGCGGTACAAAGAGATTCGCACTCCACGGCCGGTGCGCCGGGCCATTTTAAAATTGCCATTGGGGGGCAAACAGACTATCCTATGCGGTGATGAAAGAGGCTGATAACATAAAAATCATCTCGCGCAATCGCAAGGCTCGACACGATTTCGAAATCCACAGCACCATTGAGGCGGGCATCGAGCTGGTCGGCACCGAAGTCAAGTCGCTTCGTGACGGAAAAATCAATATTGCCGATTCTTACGCCTTTATTGAGAACGGTCAGGTGTGGCTTAAGAACCTGCACATTTCCCCGTATAAAATGGCTTCCGATGGCGGTCACGACCCGATGCGGCTGCGGCGCCTGCTGTTGCACAAAAGGGAGATACGCAAGTTGTCCGTGCAAACCGAGCAGCGTGGCATGACCCTGATCCCTCTTTCCATTTATTTCAAGGGGAAAGTCGCCAAAGTCGAACTGGCGGTGGCGGCCGGACGTAAAAGGTATGACAAAAGAGAAGCGATTGCCAAAAGCGAAGCGGATAAAAGGATCCAGCGCGCCACCAAGAAAGACTATTAGATGAATTCGATATACCGACTGATTTCCGTCAACTTCCTGATCGCCCTCGCCCTGGCTTTCGCCGCACCGATCGTGTCGGCCGAAAATGTCAAGGTCGCGATCTCCGGCACAACTCAGGAAATCAAAGCCTATAATGACCGCGAGATCGAATATATCTCTTTCTCGGAGTTCGCCGATATTATCGGCGGCTCGCTCGACTGGTCGCTGGTCGGTCACGAGATAATCTACACTCAGGATACCAACCGCTTTGTTTTCGTTGTTGGCTCGCCCTATTTCAAGCGCAACGACAGTTTGTTCAATCTAACATATCCGGCGCAGTTTATCCAAGGTCAACTGTATCTGCCGGCCGTGACATTTATCCCGTTTCTCGATCACGTGTCCTACCAGAAGATAACGTGGGTGGGCCAGTCCAACACAATCAGGGTTGACTCGGAATATTTCAATGTTACCGATATGACGATGTCGGCTAAAGCCAACGGCCTTCTCATTGAAATCTATCTGACCAGCGCGCTGGCTTATGACATTTTCGTCACTGAAGGTAACTGGATCAATGTATCGATACGCGACGGCAAATTGAACATCCCGCGCCTCCAGTCCCGCCGGGATTCCCGATACATGTACGACCTCAAGACCCATCAGCAATCGCAGGTCGGCCAGTTGTCAATCCGGCTCAAGCGAAAAGTCGACAAATGGACGCACAAGGTTCAGATGGATCCACCTCGAATTCAGATTTCTATTGCCGATGTAAATTTCGATATGGAACCCAGCGACACCACCCCGAAGATCGGCCCCGATGATAAAATCGATGTGATCGTGATCGATGCCGGACACGGTGGAGCGCACTATGGCGCTATCGGGCAGAAAGGCACCCGTGAGAAAGATGTCGCTCTGGGAATCGCCAAGGAACTGGCCAAACTGATACGCAAGGACAAGCAGTTCAAGGTCGTGATGACACGTGATCGCGATGAAACCGTCACACTTCAGGAAAGGGCCGACATCGCCAACAAAGCTTCGGCCGACCTTTTCATTTCAATCCACGCTAATTCGTCGCTAAAACAACACGTGCAGGGCTGGAACGTCTTCTTTCTGGCTCCCGCCAAGAATGACTCCGCCCGCGCTGTCGCCCAGTTCGAAAACAGCGCCTTCTTCCGCGAGCAGGAGCCTGAAAACAACAATAACAGCAGCGGCCTCACCTACGATGACCCCATCCTCACCATTCTCAACGAGATGATTATGACTGAATTCCAGGCGGAATCGCACGATCTGGCCATGATGCTTGATCGCGAGTTCAGGCGAAACCTGAAAATCCCCGCCCGCGGCGTCGATCAAGCCGGGTTTTACGTTCTCAACATGGTCTTTGCCCCCTCCATCCTCGTCGAAGCCGGCTTTATCTCCAACCAGACCGAGGAGAAACTTCTTAAGAAAGACGACTACCAGAAGGATGTCGCCAAAGCCGTCTACGACGCCATTAAACGTTTCAAAGCCAAATACGAAAGTCAATAGGATACATAAATGAGCAAACCGATAAAATCCGATCGTGAAGCACCCATAGGCGTCTTTGACTCCGGGGTGGGCGGCCTTACAGTACTGAAAGAGATATTCAATCTCCTCCCCTTTGAAGACTGCGTCTATTTCGGCGATGTTGGCAGAACCCCGTATGGCGGGCGCTCCAAGGATATCATTACCCAGTTTACGAGGCAGGATGTCGCCTTTCTCATCGAGCAAAAAGTCAAGTTCATCGTGTCTGCCTGCAACACAGCGTCATCGGTAGCGCTGCCTGAAATCAAGCGGGATTATCCCGTCGAAATGATAGGCGTAATAGAGCCGGGAGCCCGCGCCGCCGCCGAGAGGACAAAGGGTGGTAAGATCGGCATTATCGGCACTCACGCTACTATCGGCTCCAATGCCTACGCCAAATGTATCCATGAGATCGACCCCAAATTGAAAGTCTTCTCCCTCGCCTGCCCCCTGTTTGTGCCGCTGGCCGAGGAAGGATATATTGACAAAGAAGCTACTTATCTTATAGCCAGCGATTATCTTCAGACAATGAAGGATGTCGATGTTGACACACTCGTGCTGGGGTGCACACACTATCCACTGCTGAAGCATGTCATTGGTGATGTTATGGGCGACAACGTTCAATTGATTGACAGCGCCGAGGAAACCGCGCGGGTAGTCAACGAACTCCTCTCCGAGATGAACCTTCTCAACCCCCACGCGTCGCAGACGCCCTGTCCTGAAGGCGAGACGAAATATTTTGTCAGTGATGTACCGGAGCGATTTTCCGGTGTCGCCTCACGTTTCTTGGGCCGCGAAGTCAGCCGCATCACGAGGGTGGATATAAGCAGGTATTAGCAAACCACATGCAACTAGTCCTGGCCACAAATAACGAAGATAAAATCAGGGAAATCCGGCATCTGCTCGATGACCTTCCGGTCACGATTATGACCCGAAACGATTTCCTTGAATTCCCCGATGTCGAGGAAACCGGAACAACCCTCGAAGAAAACGCTGTCCTCAAGGCCCGCGCTATCTCGGAATTCTGTGACCTGCCCGCTCTGGCCGATGACAGCGGCCTTGAGGTCGATGCTCTGAATGGCGCTCCCGGCGTATATTCTTCAAGGTATGCCGGTGAGAAGGTCACCTACGCCGATAACAATCGCAAGCTCCTCAAAGAGCTTGAAGGCGTCCCGGATGAAAAACGCACGGCTCGCTTTCGGTGCGTAATGGCTATCTGCTGGGGAGTCGATGATGTCCAGACGGTCGAAGGTGTGGCGGAGGGTTTCATCGCGGGTGAAACATCCGGAAGCAGCGGGTTCGGCTATGACCCTTTGTTTTACTATCCACCGGCAGGCAAACGTTTCTCTGAGATGACGCTCGAGGAAAAGAATCTGGTATCTCACAGAGGAAAAGCTCTTCAGGAAGTCCGCACGGTAATAATCGACCGCCTCAACAGCCTTCGCGACTGAGCGGGACAATCAATCTGAATTTCACAGACATTGCTATATCAGCTTCTGATTTTCATCTGCGGAAATTGTGACCTCACGTCGCCACGACATTTCACTCCGTTGTGTCAGGTCTTGATTTCCGTCTTCGGAAATTGTGACCTGACACCTCCATTAAATCTTAATACGGATTATGATTTGACCGTATCTTCGGTCAGGTCCTTCTCGAAGAACGTCGCGCCATCGATTGGATTGTAGTAATACGGTTGAACTGATTTGAAACCGAGCGACCGATAGATTGCCATCGCCTCGGCCATGGTGTCGATAGTATCCAGTACCATCTTGCGGTAGCCTATCGCGCGGGCATCTTCGACCACCTTCTCCGCCAGCGTGTGGCCTATCTTTTTGCCCCGGAACTGCGGCCTCACCCACATTCGCTTCATCTCACAGATAACGCTCGAAAGCTGGCGCAAGCCCACACAGCCGGCCGGCTGGCCATCGCACAGCGCCAAATACAAACGTCCTTCCGGTGGAGCATATTCTCCCGGAAGGTTGGCAATTTCTTCCTCGATATTCTGGAAAGAGAGGTCAAAACCGAGCGACTCGATATACTCCCGAAACAGCTCGTAAACCGCTGCCAGATGTTCTTTCGTGGTGGCCTGGATTATTTCAACCATAAATAGGTTGTCGGCATTCCGAAGCTACAACTGTAGCTCCATGCGTATGACCTGGTCGTTTCCGATTTTATTAACCGCTGTTTGTTTGAAGCCGAGAATTTGATAGATCGAAATCGCCCGCTCCATCATGGGGATGGTCTCCAGGACCATCATCTTATACCCCATTTTGCGCGCCCGCGCGATGATTTCCTCGGCGAGATTCCAGCCGATAT comes from the Candidatus Zixiibacteriota bacterium genome and includes:
- the pal gene encoding peptidoglycan-associated lipoprotein Pal is translated as MKKVALLLLIGVFALAFMGCPGKPPPPPPPPVDTAETTQPVEPEPEPEPAPPPKAELKEAQLQTVYFDFDKFNLRNDAKAALDHNASLLKEYEDVVIKIEGHCDERGTVEYNLSLGEKRAKAAQDYLVGLGIEPARISIISYGKERPIDTGHNEEAWAKNRRAEFRIISQ
- the ligA gene encoding NAD-dependent DNA ligase LigA yields the protein MPGVIYFGMGKADSEIQKQLKELRDQINHHNRLYYVEDRPVISDADYDRLFDRLLQLEKEHPELITPDSPTQRIGFAPSKRFEPLEHRVPMLSLQKVTTPEEFSEFDRRVREGLEVTSDVEYVTEPKLDGLAVELIYESGLFVRGSTRGDGFIGENITPNLKTIRNIPLRLSDEAGSKYPLLEVRGEVIMRRSAFERLNKWMIQNNQAPLANPRNGAAGSLRQLDSSITASRPLIFYAYGISETELEGLDNQYGTMKFLESEGFTVHKQTTLASGAKEVSAAFDRLSDERANLDYDIDGMVTKVNSYAQQRILGQISRAPRWAVAWKFAAEQTETILEGVEFSVGRTGAITPVAKLKPVRVGGVIVSNASLHNEDELKNLDIHIGDSVIVQRAGDVIPEVVEVILAKRPKGAKPVVFPTKCPSCGTKIIRPEGEAAHRCLNTACPAQVEGSLIHFASKGGLDIDGLGDKLARQLIKEGLVKDPSDLFFLKKEQLLPLELMADKKASNLIEAINRSRQTELPRVIFALGIMGVGESAARVLAEHFVSFVRLRNASLEDLTNIAGIGPVIAANIFEYFRNPGNIEMLRRMKEGGLVLPDFKSTATGGALAGKTFVITGTLSKPRNHFKNLIEQQGGKVSGSVSAKTDYLLAGADPGSKLDKAGKLGVTVLDEDSFNALLG
- the ybgF gene encoding tol-pal system protein YbgF, which gives rise to MLTHKNRNTTAILVMAVVFIGIGLSGCATKRNIDELAAEVRQVQRQNVQTQETLAHLDSTVTAGAESNDRLRADVAVTMNELRQQIDMLLENYNELLAQINQMGRQPSVTHVIRSSPGASEQTTVTKVDSAATRPVETAPSQPAIDCDATYDNSFILVRQGEYEKAIEGFRLYLENCPKHSSAENAYYWIGESYYSLEKYVDAINEFKYLIDNFKSSVNASRAMYKMARSQQELGKTSEAKATFQRVIDEYPETLEASQAKERLKDL
- the smpB gene encoding SsrA-binding protein SmpB, with the protein product MMKEADNIKIISRNRKARHDFEIHSTIEAGIELVGTEVKSLRDGKINIADSYAFIENGQVWLKNLHISPYKMASDGGHDPMRLRRLLLHKREIRKLSVQTEQRGMTLIPLSIYFKGKVAKVELAVAAGRKRYDKREAIAKSEADKRIQRATKKDY
- a CDS encoding polyhydroxyalkanoate synthesis regulator DNA-binding domain-containing protein; this translates as MKLIKRHKNRRLYDADESRVITQADLARMIRNDIELRVVDNATGKDITLAVLGRVMLTEASSWEDIKESKELFQKIISLGGDKSMSVLKNTILASIGVIQVTREKAEKIIDDLIKKGELDKSDRKKAVMELLDRAEKSTSQLKEKIAKGADETQQEFAKVVKSLNVAKQSDLKSLEAKVDKLTKALKDLEKKLTKE
- a CDS encoding DUF1858 domain-containing protein; its protein translation is MSLYMKRFVYASLFYLALAAIIGILDGTMNLGYAATFAHTHFNLLGFMAMIVFGIGYFILPRFNGTELRFESWIPVHFWLANISLVGMVVFRGLSVETGADIYSVLFVISASAQVISIFMFVVNIWITLTPKKQPQAKTPIGQPSSPSTPSATFVVDEPKPVVRVSADTPVAYLVDTLPSLKETLVRGGLTPLGMPGHMDKVRAAGVTLGNAARNHGLDLDQLIRDIEDELKRNGFATGNDISAQPKFTATTMIGDVIANNPRARATFQKYFGSGCFDCPGQAYESIDMACRMHGIQPEVFLKELNETV
- a CDS encoding response regulator, with the protein product MSYKVEINTAKVLVVDDEPEITEIVETFLVEHGFKVQTENSPNRAIEKARAFKPDVILLDIMMPGVDGYDICQSLKSDPEFANVPVIFLTGKDRTDDMGRSFKSGGDMFIKKPFSCERLLEIVSIVLMSTGKH